From Rutidosis leptorrhynchoides isolate AG116_Rl617_1_P2 chromosome 3, CSIRO_AGI_Rlap_v1, whole genome shotgun sequence, a single genomic window includes:
- the LOC139896706 gene encoding systemin receptor SR160-like, which yields MNLYTFNNLLVFLTFILYSNANATDTTNEAQQLLLFKSSLKNPNLLPNWLSANHACNFTGVECHNARVSALDLSNIDLSPDFSLISSSLLNIQTLESFVAKNCNITGTLTWSSRSQCSEVLTFLDLSGNRISGSVSDISVLSTCPLLNTLNISRNLMEFNYGVKSAPLLLQVVDLSYNRITGSDIVPWMLSDGCDELVAFNVSGNNISGTVPYSLKSCSKLEVFDISRNNFTGVLPMDTFMQLKSLKVLNLGFNNFIGVLPESLPELTNLERFDVSSNEITGEIPVGICQGTTGIASSLKVLYLQNNKLTGTIPSTIGNCSQLVSLDLSFNLLTGTIPTSFRYLSKLQDLIIWMNLLSGEIPQELMYIKTLENLILDFNYLTGSIPASLSNCTNLNWISLSNNKLGGEIPAELGRLPNLAILKLGNNSFSGKIPAELGDCKSLVWLDLNTNELSGTIPPDLFKQSGFIAAAYLTGKPYLYIKNDGSKQCHGAGNLLEFGGIRQVDLDRISSRHPCNFTRVYLGITEPNFNHNGSMIFFDLSYNKLEGGIPKELGKMYYLTILNLGHNDLTGPIPVELSGLKNVAILDLSHNRLNGTIPNSLTTLGLGDADLSYNNLSGTIPESAPFDTFPADRYSNNSGLCGYPLPKCGPDPNDKSNSHKKSNRRRASFAEKLTIGLLFSVLCIFAVIAILFERNKTRRKKAAAALEAYTDGGGNSYSGGDRGNASTAWKLTSTREALSISLAAFDKPLKKLTFADLLEATNGFDNNSLVGSGGFGDVYRAKLKDNTVVAIKKLIHVSGQGDREFTAEMETIGKVKHRNLVPLLGYCKVGDERLLVYEYMKFGSLDDVLHNRKLSGVELNWATRRKIAIGSARGLAFLHHNCIPHIIHRDMKSSNVLLDENLEARVSDFGMARHMNAMDTHLSVSTLAGTPGYVPPEYYQSFRCSTKGDVYSYGVVLLELLTGKQPTDSPDFGDNNLVGWVKQHAKLRISDVFDRELLKEDPTLEIELLQHLKVACACLDDRPFKRPTMIQVMAMFKEIQAGSGLDSASTITTNETQFSSVEGVEMTIKEDSEQNKL from the coding sequence ATGAATCTATACACCTTTAACAACCTTCTTGTCTTTCTTACTTTCATACTTTATTCTAATGCTAATGCTACTGATACTACTAATGAAGCTCAACAACTTCTACTTTTCAAATCTTCACTCAAAAACCCTAATTTGTTACCAAACTGGTTATCCGCAAATCACGCCTGCAATTTCACTGGTGTTGAGTGTCATAACGCTAGGGTTTCAGCTTTAGATCTGAGTAATATTGATTTGAGCCCCGATTTTAGCTTAATATCTTCAAGTTTGTTGAATATTCAAACGTTAGAATCATTTGTTGCTAAAAATTGTAATATTACTGGTACTCTTACCTGGAGCTCCAGATCTCAGTGTAGTGAGGTACTTACTTTCTTAGATCTATCCGGTAACCGGATCTCGGGTTCGGTTTCGGATATCTCCGTTTTGTCCACGTGTCCATTGTTGAACACGTTGAATATTTCGAGGAATTTGATGGAATTTAATTACGGTGTCAAATCCGCACCACTTCTGCTTCAAGTTGTTGATTTGTCGTATAACCGGATTACCGGGTCGGATATTGTTCCGTGGATGTTATCCGACGGTTGTGATGAGCTCGTCGCGTTTAACGTCTCCGGGAATAATATTTCCGGCACGGTGCCATACAGTTTGAAATCGTGCTCGAAACTCGAAGTTTTCGATATTTCTCGCAACAATTTTACAGGTGTGTTACCGATGGATACGTTTATGCAGCTGAAAAGTTTGAAGGTTTTGAACCTAGGGTTTAATAATTTCATCGGTGTGTTGCCGGAATCGTTACCGGAGTTGACTAATTTGGAGAGGTTTGACGTGAGTTCTAACGAAATTACCGGTGAAATCCCTGTAGGGATTTGTCAAGGTACAACTGGTATTGCTAGTAGCTTAAAAGTGTTGTACCTTCAGAATAATAAGCTAACTGGTACTATACCTTCTACTATTGGTAATTGCTCTCAATTAGTATCACTTGATCTTAGTTTTAACTTGTTAACTGGGACAATTCCTACCAGTTTTCGATACTTATCGAAATTGCAAGATTTGATTATTTGGATGAATCTGTTATCTGGTGAAATACCTCAAGAGCTAATGTACATTAAAACTCTTGAGAATTTGATTCTGGATTTCAATTACTTAACTGGTTCAATCCCTGCTAGTTTAAGTAATTGTACCAATTTGAATTGGATTTCGCTTTCGAACAACAAATTAGGGGGCGAAATCCCTGCAGAACTTGGTAGGTTACCGAATCTTGCGATTCTTAAACTTGGGAATAACTCGTTTTCCGGCAAGATTCCGGCTGAGCTGGGTGATTGTAAGAGTTTAGTTTGGTTGGATCTTAATACAAACGAATTGAGTGGGACCATTCCGCCTGATCTTTTTAAGCAATCGGGATTCATTGCAGCTGCGTATCTAACCGGGAAGCCGTATCTATACATCAAGAACGACGGAAGTAAACAGTGTCACGGCGCAGGGAATTTGTTGGAGTTTGGAGGAATTCGCCAGGTGGATTTAGACCGAATTTCGTCGAGGCATCCGTGTAATTTCACCAGGGTTTATTTGGGGATTACAGAGCCAAATTTCAACCATAACGGCTCAATGATATTTTTTGATCTTTCGTACAATAAATTGGAGGGTGGGATTCCGAAAGAGCTTGGAAAAATGTACTATCTCACCATCTTGAATTTAGGGCATAACGATCTTACTGGGCCGATCCCTGTTGAACTTAGCGGTTTAAAGAATGTTGCGATTCTTGATTTATCGCATAATAGACTCAATGGTACTATCCCGAATTCGTTAACTACTTTGGGACTTGGGGATGCGGATTTATCGTATAATAATTTGTCGGGAACCATTCCGGAATCGGCACCGTTTGATACTTTTCCGGCAGACAGATACTCGAACAATTCTGGGCTTTGTGGGTATCCGCTTCCTAAATGTGGGCCCGATCCGAACGATAAATCAAACAGCCACAAGAAATCCAACAGACGCCGAGCATCTTTTGCCGAAAAACTAACAATAGGGTTATTGTTCTCCGTGTTATGCATATTTGCGGTTATCGCAATCTTGTTTGAAAGGAATAAAACGCGGCGGAAAAAGGCCGCCGCTGCCCTTGAAGCGTACACCGACGGTGGCGGCAATTCGTACTCTGGCGGCGATCGTGGTAATGCTAGCACCGCGTGGAAGCTAACTAGCACACGCGAAGCGTTAAGCATAAGCCTTGCAGCTTTTGATAAGCCGTTAAAAAAACTTACATTTGCCGATTTACTTGAAGCAACAAACGGGTTCGACAACAATAGTCTCGTTGGTTCAGGAGGATTTGGTGACGTGTATCGAGCTAAACTGAAAGATAACACCGTTGTAGCGATAAAGAAGCTGATTCACGTTAGCGGGCAGGGCGATCGGGAATTCACGGCTGAAATGGAAACCATTGGCAAAGTAAAGCACCGAAACCTCGTCCCGTTGTTGGGTTACTGTAAAGTTGGAGACGAAAGGCTACTTGTATACGAATACATGAAATTCGGAAGCTTAGATGACGTGTTACACAACAGGAAATTAAGTGGTGTCGAATTAAACTGGGCTACAAGACGAAAGATTGCAATCGGGTCGGCCCGTGGGCTAGCTTTTCTTCACCACAATTGCATTCCACATATTATCCACCGGGATATGAAATCGAGCAACGTCTTACTTGACGAAAATCTTGAAGCCCGGGTGTCGGATTTCGGTATGGCGAGACATATGAACGCAATGGACACTCATTTAAGTGTCAGCACGTTAGCCGGGACACCGGGTTATGTTCCGCCAGAGTATTACCAAAGTTTTCGATGCTCAACAAAAGGTGATGTGTACAGTTACGGTGTAGTGTTACTCGAGCTATTAACCGGAAAACAACCGACCGATTCCCCGGATTTCGGTGACAATAATCTTGTGGGGTGGGTGAAACAACACGCAAAATTGAGAATAAGCGACGTGTTTGATCGAGAGCTGTTAAAGGAAGATCCAACGTTAGAGATTGAGCTTTTACAGCACTTGAAAGTGGCGTGTGCGTGCCTTGATGACCGACCGTTTAAAAGGCCTACGATGATTCAGGTTATGGCTATGTTTAAAGAGATTCAAGCTGGATCAGGGCTTGACTCAGCATCAACCATAACAACAAATGAGACTCAATTTAGTTCTGTTGAAGGTGTGGAGATGACCATAAAAGAAGACAGTGAACAAAATAAACTCTGA